From one Trachemys scripta elegans isolate TJP31775 chromosome 14, CAS_Tse_1.0, whole genome shotgun sequence genomic stretch:
- the LOC117887628 gene encoding olfactory receptor 14I1-like, which yields MSNQTTRSEFLLLGFSDVRELQILHFTVFLVIYLAALMGNLLVITVITLNRHLHTPMYFFLSNLSILDLCYISVTVPKSMANSLTNTRRISFSGCVTQVFLVVCFAAAEMAFLTVMAYDRYVAICLPLRYREIMNRSACVQMAAGCWVSSTIYSLFLTVDTFRLHFCESSVIGQFFCDIPQLLKVSCTNIHDHEILLLVCCSVFGSMFIISIFVSYIHIFSTVLRIPSAHGRYKALSTCLPHLIVFSLFMSTTMFTYMRPKAMSSLYLDLLAAVFYSVMPPLLNPIIYSLRNKAIKHALWEMTGRIFCMKKN from the coding sequence ATGTCCAACCAAACCACGAGGTCtgagttccttctcctgggattctctgacGTTCGGGAGCTGCAGATTTTACACTTCACAGTGTTTTTAGTCATTTACCTGGCAGCCCTGATGGGGAATCTTCTCGTCATCACAGTCATAACCCTCAACCgccaccttcacacccccatgtacttcttcctgagcAACTTATCCATCCTAGACCTCTGCTACATCTCAGTCACCGTCCCTAAATCAATGGCCAACTCCCTAACCAACACCAGACGGATCTCTTTCTCTGGATGTGTCACCCAAGTCTTTTTGGTTGTGTGCTTTGCTGCTGCAGAGATGGCCTTCCTCACGGTGATGGCATATGACCGCTATGTAGCCATCTGCCTTCCTCTGCGTTACAGAGAAATCATGAACAGAAGTGCATGTGTCCAGATGGCAGCTGGTTGCTGGGTCAGCAGCACAATCTATTCATTGTTTCTTACTGTTGATACCTTCAGGCTGCACTTCTGTGAGTCCAGTGTGATCGGTCAGTTCTTCTGTGACATCCCACAGCTGCTAAAGGTCTCCTGTACTAATATACATGACCATGAAATTTTGCTTCTTGTCTGTTGCTCAGTCTTTGGCTCCATGTTCATTATTTCCATATTTGTGTCCTACATTCACATTTTCTCCACTGTGCTGAGAATCCCCTCTGCACACGGCAGGTACAAAGCCCTCTCCACCTGCCTGCCCCACCTGatagtgttttctttatttatgagCACCACCATGTTCACCTACATGAGGCCAAAAGCAATGTCCTCACTGtatctggacctgctggctgccgTGTTCTATTCCGTGATGCCACCACTATTGAATCCTATAatttacagcctcagaaacaaggCAATAAAACATGCTTTGTGGGAAATGACAGGAAGGATATTTTGCATGAAGAAAAATTAA